The following proteins are encoded in a genomic region of Drosophila willistoni isolate 14030-0811.24 chromosome 3R, UCI_dwil_1.1, whole genome shotgun sequence:
- the LOC6647637 gene encoding protein UBASH3A homolog isoform X1, with product MATLPPRKNQTPTRIGISKQTPLQTLLQMGFPRHRAEKALASTGNRGVQIASDWLLAHVNDSSLDECTPREYIIYACPTGPFLQQLEEFWAKSRQMCGWNGAHNYVPHITLVSFFKAPDECSLQLSKALKQVVDMTGALLDRPLKLEPYMSQNFMGFFVAEEDANYLKRLALQYVKEVSNSIISDTYEQLDAIVACFPWCGAVSSGTRCIPRSSRSISLEPHVKSLHLTLAYQFPQAQFNALKALVETLDAGCASNWELRLYSRDPRLATKQVQKVVYPHNPHETDELELRIGDFIYLNSDVVDSSSDGWAEGISWLTGSTGHLPVNYTERTAESDAWTLHRVVQLSKSVASSLTSAEDLDIVDGRSISTEPEERHRELQQSSTHPEIIEGSSFEESEQSVEKYLHQTLKPCLELPSVQLLNNHNLSHQHNPHTPTIEITTNMSSSSTSVSKQGVDEIMVEPPLVQPPRPDDTLSVHSDHNSLQLDSSQAKNRKIYIMRHGERVDFTFGTWIPYCFDEFGNYMRKDLNMPKSLPRRKNSPEGWQNDSPLTNVGLYQARLIGEALLESKVQIDHIYCSPSYRCIQTCTSALEGLKLSGKHKIKLEPGMFEWMAWYPNGVPDFLTKSELTEAKYNIDQEYEPVQSTMDLTAQLKESTEQFYTRNHDVLLQLLERTTGNILVVAHATTLDTCSRQLTGGSARSTNELRQVIHKIPYCSLATVEQVDGVWKLVEPECLPVTHSKNPRFEWNALSTT from the exons ATGGCCACTCTTCCGCCGCGTAAGAATCAAACGCCTACAAGGATTGGCATATCCAAACAGACACCACTCCAGACCCTGCTTCAAATGGGATTTCCCAGACATAGAGC GGAAAAGGCATTGGCATCGACGGGTAATCGTGGTGTTCAAATTGCTTCGGACTGGCTACTGGCCCATGTGAATGATTCTTCTTTGGATGAGTGTACACCACGGGAGTATATCATATACGCTTGTCCAACAGGACCATTTCTCCAACAGCTGGAGGAGTTCTGGGCAAAATCGCGCCAGATGTGTGGCTGGAATGGTGCCCACAACTATGTGCCGCACATAACGTTGGTGTCCTTCTTCAAG GCACCGGATGAATGCTCATTGCAGCTATCCAAGGCTCTCAAGCAAGTGGTGGACATGACGGGAGCTCTATTGGATCGCCCTTTGAAACTGGAACCGTATATGAGCCAGAACTTTATGGGCTTCTTTGTGGCCGAAGAGGATGCCAATTATTTGAAACGCCTGGCGCTGCAATACGTCAAGGAGGTTTCCAATTCAA TCATTAGCGATACCTATGAGCAGCTGGACGCCATTGTCGCATGCTTCCCCTGGTGCGGAGCAGTCTCTTCGGGCACACGTTGCATTCCACGCAGCAGTCGAT CCATCTCACTCGAGCCACACGTAAAGAGCCTGCACCTGACGCTCGCCTACCAGTTCCCGCAGGCACAATTCAATGCACTGAAAGCACTTGTGGAAACACTTGACGCCGGCTGCGCCTCCAACTGGGAACTGCGCTTATATTCACGCGATCCACGCCTCGCCACCAAACAA GTGCAAAAAGTTGTCTATCCACACAATCCACATGAAACGGATGAGCTAGAGCTGCGCATAGGCGACTTTATATACTTAAATAGTGACGTTGTCGATAGCTCCAGTGACGGCTGGGCAGAGGGCATCTCTTGGCTTACCGGAAGCACTGGACATTTGCCTGTTAACTACACAGAGCGCACAGCAGAATCGGACGCTTGGACATTGCATCGGGTTGTGCAGCTGTCAAAAAGTGTTGCCTCCTCTTTAACTTCAGCCGAAGATCTAGACATTGTAGACGGTCGGAGTATATCCACAGAGCCAGAGGAAAGACATCGGGAATTACAACAAA GCTCAACACATCCAGAGATCATTGAGGGCTCATCATTCGAGGAGTCGGAGCAGAGCGTGGAAAAGTATTTGCATCAAACATTGAAGCCCTGCTTGGAGCTTCCGTCGGTGCAGTTGCTCAACAATCACAATTTAAGCCATCAGCATAATCCTCATACGCCCACAATTGAAATTACCACCAATATGTCTTCCAGCTCAACATCAGTGTCCAAGCAAGGTGTGGACGAAATAATGGTAGAGCCGCCACTTGTGCAGCCACCGCGTCCAGATGACACCCTTAGTGTTCATTCAGATCACAATTCGCTGCAGTTAGATAGCTCACAGGCTAAAAATCGTAAAATTTACATCATGCGGCATGGAGAACGTGTTGATTTTACATTTGGCACTTGGATACCCTACTGCTTTGATGAGTTTGGCAACTACATGAGAAAGGATCTCAATATGCCGAAATCTTTGCCGCGGCGAAAGAACAGCCCAGAGGGATGGCAAAATGATTCACCACTAACCAATGTGGGACTCTACCAAGCCCGGCTTATCGGCGAGGCATTGCTAGAGTCAAAGGTGCAGATCGATCATATCTATTGTTCGCCTTCGTATCGCTGCATACAGACTTGCACCAGTGCTTTGGAGGGATTGAAATTGTCGGGCAAGCACAAGATAAAGCTAGAGCCGGGCATGTTCGAGTGGATGGCCTGGTATCCAAATGGAGTGCCCGATTTTCTGACCAAAAGTGAACTGACCGAGGCTAAATATAACATCGATCAGGAATACGAGCCCGTGCAGTCGACCATGGATCTAACCGCTCAGCTTAAAGAGTCCACCGAACAATTTTATACACGAAACCATGATGTGCTGCTGCAGCTACTCGAGCGAACCA CTGGAAATATTCTTGTGGTGGCCCATGCAACTACCCTGGACACTTGCTCTCGCCAGCTAACTGGTGGATCTGCTCGGAGCACTAATGAGCTGCGTCAAGTTATACATAAGATTCCTTACTGCAGTCTGGCAACCGTGGAACAGGTGGATGGCGTGTGGAAGCTGGTGGAGCCTGAATGTCTACCAGTGACACATTCGAAGAATCCGCGTTTTGAGTGGAATGCTCTATCGACCACCTAG
- the LOC6647638 gene encoding uncharacterized protein CG5902: MSNSHYNNYQQQQQQAQHSSSNGDEYQHQHQQMVHHPQRYMNGHGMKTVAVPDMCLFCFEVLDCELNNIDGPGVPMFSNDAYPLFVTWKIGRDKRLRGCIGTFSAMELHNGLREYALTSAFKDSRFAPISREELPRLTVSVSILQNFEEAQGHLDWQLGVHGIRIEFLTERGCKRTATYLPQVATEQGWDQLQTIDSLLRKGGYRAAITQEMRKSIKLTRYRSQEIQMQYKEYREHLERRGVQFGKVQC, translated from the coding sequence ATGTCCAACTCCCACTACAAtaactaccaacagcagcagcagcaggctcAGCACTCCTCGTCGAACGGCGATGAGTATCAGCATCAGCACCAGCAGATGGTTCACCATCCTCAGCGGTACATGAATGGACACGGAATGAAGACCGTGGCAGTGCCCGATATGTGTCTATTCTGTTTCGAAGTTCTCGACTGCGAGCTAAACAACATCGATGGCCCGGGAGTTCCAATGTTTAGTAATGATGCTTATCCCTTGTTTGTTACCTGGAAGATTGGGCGTGACAAGCGATTGCGCGGCTGTATTGGTACCTTCAGTGCCATGGAACTGCATAACGGACTGCGCGAGTATGCCCTAACCAGTGCTTTCAAGGACTCTCGTTTTGCCCCGATCTCACGCGAGGAACTGCCCCGGCTGactgtctctgtctctataCTGCAGAACTTCGAGGAGGCTCAGGGCCATTTGGATTGGCAGCTAGGTGTCCATGGCATACGCATCGAATTTCTCACGGAGCGTGGCTGCAAGCGCACAGCTACCTATTTGCCTCAAGTGGCCACCGAACAAGGCTGGGATCAGTTGCAAACTATTGATTCATTGCTCCGCAAGGGCGGCTATCGGGCTGCCATTACCCAGGAGATGCGCAAATCCATCAAATTGACCCGCTATCGTTCACAGGAGATTCAAATGCAGTATAAGGAGTATCGCGAACACTTGGAACGCCGGGGCGTCCAATTTGGCAAGGTGCAGTGCTAA
- the LOC6647637 gene encoding protein UBASH3A homolog isoform X2 codes for MATLPPRKNQTPTRIGISKQTPLQTLLQMGFPRHRAEKALASTGNRGVQIASDWLLAHVNDSSLDECTPREYIIYACPTGPFLQQLEEFWAKSRQMCGWNGAHNYVPHITLVSFFKAPDECSLQLSKALKQVVDMTGALLDRPLKLEPYMSQNFMGFFVAEEDANYLKRLALQYVKEVSNSTISLEPHVKSLHLTLAYQFPQAQFNALKALVETLDAGCASNWELRLYSRDPRLATKQVQKVVYPHNPHETDELELRIGDFIYLNSDVVDSSSDGWAEGISWLTGSTGHLPVNYTERTAESDAWTLHRVVQLSKSVASSLTSAEDLDIVDGRSISTEPEERHRELQQSSTHPEIIEGSSFEESEQSVEKYLHQTLKPCLELPSVQLLNNHNLSHQHNPHTPTIEITTNMSSSSTSVSKQGVDEIMVEPPLVQPPRPDDTLSVHSDHNSLQLDSSQAKNRKIYIMRHGERVDFTFGTWIPYCFDEFGNYMRKDLNMPKSLPRRKNSPEGWQNDSPLTNVGLYQARLIGEALLESKVQIDHIYCSPSYRCIQTCTSALEGLKLSGKHKIKLEPGMFEWMAWYPNGVPDFLTKSELTEAKYNIDQEYEPVQSTMDLTAQLKESTEQFYTRNHDVLLQLLERTTGNILVVAHATTLDTCSRQLTGGSARSTNELRQVIHKIPYCSLATVEQVDGVWKLVEPECLPVTHSKNPRFEWNALSTT; via the exons ATGGCCACTCTTCCGCCGCGTAAGAATCAAACGCCTACAAGGATTGGCATATCCAAACAGACACCACTCCAGACCCTGCTTCAAATGGGATTTCCCAGACATAGAGC GGAAAAGGCATTGGCATCGACGGGTAATCGTGGTGTTCAAATTGCTTCGGACTGGCTACTGGCCCATGTGAATGATTCTTCTTTGGATGAGTGTACACCACGGGAGTATATCATATACGCTTGTCCAACAGGACCATTTCTCCAACAGCTGGAGGAGTTCTGGGCAAAATCGCGCCAGATGTGTGGCTGGAATGGTGCCCACAACTATGTGCCGCACATAACGTTGGTGTCCTTCTTCAAG GCACCGGATGAATGCTCATTGCAGCTATCCAAGGCTCTCAAGCAAGTGGTGGACATGACGGGAGCTCTATTGGATCGCCCTTTGAAACTGGAACCGTATATGAGCCAGAACTTTATGGGCTTCTTTGTGGCCGAAGAGGATGCCAATTATTTGAAACGCCTGGCGCTGCAATACGTCAAGGAGGTTTCCAATTCAA CCATCTCACTCGAGCCACACGTAAAGAGCCTGCACCTGACGCTCGCCTACCAGTTCCCGCAGGCACAATTCAATGCACTGAAAGCACTTGTGGAAACACTTGACGCCGGCTGCGCCTCCAACTGGGAACTGCGCTTATATTCACGCGATCCACGCCTCGCCACCAAACAA GTGCAAAAAGTTGTCTATCCACACAATCCACATGAAACGGATGAGCTAGAGCTGCGCATAGGCGACTTTATATACTTAAATAGTGACGTTGTCGATAGCTCCAGTGACGGCTGGGCAGAGGGCATCTCTTGGCTTACCGGAAGCACTGGACATTTGCCTGTTAACTACACAGAGCGCACAGCAGAATCGGACGCTTGGACATTGCATCGGGTTGTGCAGCTGTCAAAAAGTGTTGCCTCCTCTTTAACTTCAGCCGAAGATCTAGACATTGTAGACGGTCGGAGTATATCCACAGAGCCAGAGGAAAGACATCGGGAATTACAACAAA GCTCAACACATCCAGAGATCATTGAGGGCTCATCATTCGAGGAGTCGGAGCAGAGCGTGGAAAAGTATTTGCATCAAACATTGAAGCCCTGCTTGGAGCTTCCGTCGGTGCAGTTGCTCAACAATCACAATTTAAGCCATCAGCATAATCCTCATACGCCCACAATTGAAATTACCACCAATATGTCTTCCAGCTCAACATCAGTGTCCAAGCAAGGTGTGGACGAAATAATGGTAGAGCCGCCACTTGTGCAGCCACCGCGTCCAGATGACACCCTTAGTGTTCATTCAGATCACAATTCGCTGCAGTTAGATAGCTCACAGGCTAAAAATCGTAAAATTTACATCATGCGGCATGGAGAACGTGTTGATTTTACATTTGGCACTTGGATACCCTACTGCTTTGATGAGTTTGGCAACTACATGAGAAAGGATCTCAATATGCCGAAATCTTTGCCGCGGCGAAAGAACAGCCCAGAGGGATGGCAAAATGATTCACCACTAACCAATGTGGGACTCTACCAAGCCCGGCTTATCGGCGAGGCATTGCTAGAGTCAAAGGTGCAGATCGATCATATCTATTGTTCGCCTTCGTATCGCTGCATACAGACTTGCACCAGTGCTTTGGAGGGATTGAAATTGTCGGGCAAGCACAAGATAAAGCTAGAGCCGGGCATGTTCGAGTGGATGGCCTGGTATCCAAATGGAGTGCCCGATTTTCTGACCAAAAGTGAACTGACCGAGGCTAAATATAACATCGATCAGGAATACGAGCCCGTGCAGTCGACCATGGATCTAACCGCTCAGCTTAAAGAGTCCACCGAACAATTTTATACACGAAACCATGATGTGCTGCTGCAGCTACTCGAGCGAACCA CTGGAAATATTCTTGTGGTGGCCCATGCAACTACCCTGGACACTTGCTCTCGCCAGCTAACTGGTGGATCTGCTCGGAGCACTAATGAGCTGCGTCAAGTTATACATAAGATTCCTTACTGCAGTCTGGCAACCGTGGAACAGGTGGATGGCGTGTGGAAGCTGGTGGAGCCTGAATGTCTACCAGTGACACATTCGAAGAATCCGCGTTTTGAGTGGAATGCTCTATCGACCACCTAG
- the LOC6647639 gene encoding transmembrane protein 179: MALANVLLLSQITGHVILFILSLCIVVPLFINLDQFCGHCLLFTTGKWREEDGMFDVNWASPGFCNFPLITGIFLLIISIVQIYRYARMKEEASFIALFIDVVLGIWMLAMSILSAIFITLGFIVWCDGMTQRFPSCETSAGQNIIRGDTEKINTSGFYIEMGTTQFGAWGSFAISVGIGVIALLKLINNHQVRNIKVSMYLERQRLVNQHSQQFDGRSTPPMVADHSSDSDQNK; encoded by the exons ATGGCCCTGGCAAATGTTCTGCTTCTTAGCCAAATTACAGGACATGTCATCCTGTTCATCTTATCTCTGTGTATTGTGGTGCCACTGTTTATAAATCTCGATCAGTTCTG TGGACACTGCCTACTTTTTACCACAGGAAAATGGCGCGAGGAAGACGGCATGTTTGATGTAAATTGGGCTTCTCCTGGCTTTTGCAATTTTCCATTAATCACAGGAATTTTCCTACTCATCATTTCGATTGTGCAGATCTATCG TTATGCCCGCATGAAGGAGGAGGCATCCTTTATAGCGCTTTTCATTGATGTTGTTCTTGGTATTTGGATGTTGGCCATGTCCATATTGTCGGCAATCTTTATTACTCTCGGTTTCATTGTTTGGTGTGATGGCATGACTCAACGTTTTCCTTCATGCGAGACATCAGCAGGACAAAATATTATACGCGGCGATACGGAGAAAATCAACACTTCGGGCTTCTACATCGAAATGGGAACCACTCAG TTTGGCGCCTGGGGATCCTTTGCTATATCTGTGGGCATTGGTGTCATTGCCTTGCTGAAGCTGATCAATAATCATCAAGTTCGCAACATTAAAGTCTCCATGTATTTGGAGCGACAACGTTTGGTCAATCAGCATAGTCAACAGTTTGATGGTCGCTCAACGCCTCCAATGGTCGCTGATCATTCCTCTGACTCAGATCAGAACAAATAG